A genomic segment from Chitinophagaceae bacterium encodes:
- a CDS encoding MBOAT family protein: protein MIFNSLTFIIFLAIVVALYWNLPQKVRLWMIALGSLVFYGFWKPQYTLLLIFAAVMDYYIANAIHHTQNPKKRKQILIISLVLNLGLLVYFKYLIFFTENLQDLLSAFGSSIALPHLNIILPIGISFYTFETISYTVDVYRKHIKPEKNFISYLSFLVYFPHLIAGPVLRAADILPQFANRVKFNWGYINEGFVRIVTGLFLKVVLADNIAPLVDAGFDMPSASLSAIDVWTLAYLFGFQIYFDFCAYSAIAIGAAQMMGIHFFENFNYPYLAVSPKAFWKRWHISLSNWIKDYLYLPLTGTKVVYDQQQAISEIRNTKNAKGYFALFLTWAIMGFWHGANWTFVIWGLYHAFLVMMHRVIAKFTGSFNITFLNISGWCISLPFLMLGWIPFRVTGMAMLKDYSLKLIQPAHYTWLGMKENTYLITFVLLLFVLLAYLWNRYISPALANTWSGQLVKTLSISVIVALVIVFLRPISQFIYFQF from the coding sequence ATGATTTTTAATTCTCTCACCTTTATTATTTTTCTTGCTATTGTGGTTGCCCTTTACTGGAACCTTCCGCAAAAAGTAAGACTTTGGATGATTGCCCTGGGAAGCCTGGTATTTTATGGTTTTTGGAAACCGCAATATACCCTGCTGCTCATTTTTGCTGCGGTTATGGATTACTATATTGCCAATGCCATTCACCACACCCAAAACCCAAAAAAGCGAAAGCAGATACTCATCATAAGCCTGGTACTCAACCTTGGCCTTTTGGTTTATTTTAAGTATTTAATTTTTTTTACCGAAAACCTGCAGGATTTACTCAGCGCTTTTGGCAGCAGCATTGCATTGCCGCATTTAAATATTATTTTACCTATTGGCATCAGCTTTTACACTTTTGAAACCATAAGCTATACCGTAGATGTTTACCGTAAACATATTAAACCCGAGAAAAACTTTATCAGTTACCTCAGCTTTCTCGTTTATTTTCCGCATTTAATTGCTGGGCCGGTTTTAAGAGCTGCAGATATATTGCCGCAATTTGCCAACAGGGTAAAATTTAACTGGGGTTATATTAACGAAGGATTTGTACGTATTGTAACCGGATTATTTTTAAAAGTGGTATTGGCCGATAATATTGCCCCGCTGGTAGATGCAGGCTTTGATATGCCTTCGGCTTCTCTTAGCGCTATTGACGTGTGGACGCTTGCTTACTTATTTGGTTTCCAGATTTATTTTGATTTTTGTGCGTATTCTGCTATTGCTATTGGCGCTGCTCAAATGATGGGCATCCATTTTTTTGAAAACTTTAATTATCCTTATTTAGCCGTTTCACCCAAGGCATTTTGGAAGCGATGGCATATTTCTTTATCTAACTGGATTAAAGATTATCTCTACCTTCCACTCACCGGCACCAAAGTGGTTTACGATCAGCAGCAGGCTATTTCCGAAATACGCAATACCAAAAATGCAAAAGGGTATTTTGCCCTGTTTTTAACCTGGGCCATTATGGGCTTTTGGCATGGCGCTAACTGGACCTTTGTTATTTGGGGATTGTACCATGCTTTCCTGGTAATGATGCACCGGGTGATTGCAAAATTTACCGGTTCGTTTAATATAACTTTTCTCAACATTTCGGGCTGGTGCATCTCTTTACCATTTTTAATGCTTGGCTGGATACCTTTTAGGGTAACCGGCATGGCTATGCTCAAAGATTATTCTTTAAAACTCATACAGCCTGCTCACTATACCTGGCTGGGCATGAAGGAGAATACTTATCTTATCACATTTGTTTTATTGCTTTTTGTGCTGCTGGCCTATTTGTGGAACAGGTACATTTCGCCGGCCCTGGCAAATACCTGGAGTGGGCAGTTGGTTAAAACCTTGTCTATATCTGTAATAGTGGCTTTAGTAATAGTATTCCTCAGGCCAATAAGCCAGTTTATTTATTTCCAGTTTTGA
- a CDS encoding glycosyltransferase, whose product MKKIVICIPWFWPAYKAGGPIQSIINLVTQFKGNCRFYIFTSNSDLGGEKLTGIETNQWIGFNAHTKIWYASQQPRAALKKIVKEIAPDHLFIIGLFSPAFNIFPLLGIKNVQKILSPRGMLHPGALRQKALKKYIFLSFFKKTNAIKSVVFHATDAEEEKMIKNNFGRQANVKIASNFPRLFSPVEKTKANNRLKLISIALISPMKNHLLVLEALQKCTYTISYAIYGPVKNAAYWQQCKNSIRQLPENVAVQYHGILESTDVAAALQNADVFILPSKSENFAHAICEALSAGLPVITSHFTPWNQLQDAKAGLNVDLTSQDIVSAIDRFAKMDTFEFSNWSFAAAGYIQHKINSTKINEQYHLLFNM is encoded by the coding sequence TTGAAAAAAATTGTTATTTGCATTCCCTGGTTTTGGCCGGCATATAAAGCCGGTGGCCCCATACAAAGCATTATAAACCTGGTTACTCAGTTTAAGGGCAACTGCAGGTTTTATATTTTTACTAGCAACAGCGATTTAGGCGGAGAAAAATTAACCGGTATTGAAACTAATCAATGGATTGGGTTTAATGCCCACACAAAAATATGGTATGCTTCCCAGCAACCACGGGCTGCTTTAAAAAAAATAGTTAAGGAAATTGCCCCTGACCATTTATTTATTATCGGCCTTTTTTCACCCGCTTTTAATATTTTTCCGTTACTGGGCATTAAAAATGTACAAAAAATATTATCGCCCAGGGGAATGCTGCATCCTGGCGCTTTGCGTCAAAAAGCATTAAAGAAATATATTTTTCTTTCTTTCTTCAAAAAAACAAATGCAATAAAATCAGTTGTTTTTCATGCTACCGATGCCGAAGAAGAAAAAATGATTAAAAATAATTTTGGCAGGCAGGCTAATGTAAAAATTGCATCAAATTTTCCACGGTTGTTTTCGCCGGTAGAAAAAACAAAAGCGAACAACAGGTTAAAACTTATAAGCATTGCACTCATAAGCCCAATGAAAAATCATTTACTGGTTTTGGAGGCTTTACAAAAATGTACTTATACTATTTCCTATGCTATTTACGGGCCCGTAAAGAACGCAGCTTATTGGCAGCAATGCAAAAATAGCATCAGGCAACTGCCAGAAAATGTAGCGGTTCAATACCATGGAATACTTGAAAGTACTGATGTAGCAGCTGCATTGCAAAATGCAGATGTGTTTATACTACCCAGCAAAAGTGAAAATTTTGCTCATGCAATTTGCGAAGCTTTAAGCGCTGGCCTACCGGTAATTACCAGCCATTTTACTCCCTGGAACCAATTGCAGGATGCTAAAGCAGGATTAAATGTTGACCTCACATCACAAGATATTGTAAGCGCAATAGACAGGTTTGCTAAAATGGATACTTTTGAATTTTCCAACTGGAGTTTTGCTGCTGCAGGATATATCCAACATAAAATTAACAGCACTAAAATCAACGAACAATACCATTTGCTGTTTAATATGTAG
- a CDS encoding acyltransferase: MDRERVFGLDIFRAFAILCVMVAHTNSYYLLRNTARVTTQLFAFIGVETFFVLSGFLIGGILLKLFSGDVKNLSLAVKNFWVRRWFRTLPNYFLMLLVYIILEAIMGGVLKPYYLLFTVFLQNTFRPHPTFFGPAWSLSIEEWFYLLFPLGLAFAIRWLKLRGEKLFAFVVLLFIGSCLLLRIVVAFTANPEWLIGFRTIMPLRLDSIAFGVGFALLKYYHPGFFKKYRFLFFASGVAGTLIMLFVFYFGYLQQYGLKGGFFLKTFFFSFYSLFAAMLLPLCDAITTTTNRIWQKIITHISLISYSLYLVHWVFVLLVNKYGASFSGWERILMVWVASLVTATLQYKYFEKPMTDMREKFSFGKKKIQIA, from the coding sequence GTGGATAGAGAAAGGGTTTTTGGGTTGGATATATTTAGGGCATTTGCCATTTTATGTGTGATGGTAGCGCATACCAATTCGTACTACCTGTTGCGTAATACTGCCCGTGTTACTACACAACTATTTGCCTTTATAGGGGTGGAAACTTTTTTTGTACTCAGCGGCTTTTTAATTGGCGGCATTTTATTGAAGTTATTTTCTGGGGATGTAAAAAATTTATCCTTAGCGGTTAAAAATTTTTGGGTGAGAAGATGGTTCCGAACGCTGCCCAATTATTTTTTGATGCTTTTAGTATATATAATACTTGAAGCAATAATGGGCGGCGTTTTAAAACCCTATTATTTACTGTTCACCGTATTTCTGCAAAATACTTTTAGGCCGCACCCCACATTTTTTGGCCCAGCCTGGAGCCTTTCCATAGAAGAATGGTTTTACCTGTTGTTTCCACTGGGTTTGGCATTTGCAATACGCTGGTTAAAATTAAGGGGCGAAAAATTATTTGCGTTTGTTGTATTGCTTTTTATAGGCAGTTGTCTTTTGCTTCGTATCGTAGTAGCCTTTACCGCCAACCCCGAATGGCTCATTGGCTTTCGTACCATAATGCCGCTAAGGCTCGATTCTATTGCCTTTGGCGTTGGCTTTGCGCTGCTAAAATATTACCATCCCGGGTTTTTTAAAAAGTACCGTTTCCTTTTTTTTGCAAGCGGTGTTGCCGGAACATTAATTATGCTTTTTGTTTTTTATTTCGGTTACCTGCAACAATACGGGCTCAAGGGAGGGTTTTTCCTGAAAACATTTTTCTTTAGCTTTTACTCATTATTTGCAGCAATGCTATTGCCTTTATGTGATGCAATTACAACTACCACAAATCGTATTTGGCAAAAAATTATTACACATATCAGCTTAATTTCTTATTCACTTTACCTGGTGCATTGGGTTTTTGTATTGCTGGTAAATAAGTATGGCGCATCTTTTAGCGGCTGGGAACGGATACTGATGGTGTGGGTTGCTAGTTTGGTTACCGCAACGCTGCAATACAAATATTTTGAAAAACCTATGACGGATATGAGGGAGAAATTTAGCTTTGGGAAAAAGAAAATACAAATTGCCTGA
- a CDS encoding carbamoyltransferase: protein MIILGINAYHADASAAIFVDGKLIAATEEERFTRVKHWAGFPSMAVLFCLKEAGINIEQVDYFAIGRDPKAKFFKKILYVLANPGGSAATIKDRFSNSRKVAGIDEELSALSGMAAHLFKNKIVNVEHHRSHLASAFFASPFEKAACLSIDGSGDFTTTMTAVGKTNSIEVLQSLDFPHSLGIFYTAFTQLLGFPHYGDEYKVMGMAPYGEPLFVDKLHDVVTLSTDGLFKLNLQYFRKGTQGIITYNENHVPMVAPLFSELMIEKFGNPRKNKEELNAYHKNLAASVQRFTEEVIFHVLNHLHMQTGLTDVCIAGGVAQNSVANGKITRNTPFKNVYIPSAGHDAGISMGAALFVQHQQKNMQRSPIFSAYTGSKWTNEEIIALLKKENISFRQLPDEELYEAVVNRLINGGVVGWMNGRAEFGPRALGARSIIADPRRKDAKEILNTKIKRRESFRPFAPSILKEFVHEYFEIDEPVPFMEKVFPIKIEKQENIPAVTHVDGSGRLQTVDKDISPRYYQLIDTFRKKTGVPILLNTSFNENEPIVNSPAEALACFLRTNMDMLVMENCLVER, encoded by the coding sequence ATGATTATTTTAGGAATAAATGCTTACCATGCCGATGCTTCTGCAGCAATTTTTGTTGATGGAAAGTTAATTGCAGCTACAGAAGAAGAACGCTTTACCCGTGTAAAACACTGGGCCGGTTTTCCCTCGATGGCAGTTTTATTTTGCCTCAAGGAAGCAGGCATTAACATTGAACAGGTAGATTATTTTGCTATTGGCCGAGACCCTAAAGCTAAATTTTTTAAAAAAATACTTTATGTGCTGGCCAATCCCGGCGGTAGTGCGGCAACTATAAAAGACAGGTTCAGCAACAGCCGCAAAGTGGCCGGAATTGATGAAGAACTTTCTGCTTTATCCGGCATGGCTGCTCACCTGTTTAAAAATAAAATTGTAAATGTTGAACACCACCGCAGCCACCTTGCTTCAGCTTTTTTTGCATCGCCATTTGAAAAGGCAGCCTGCCTTTCTATTGATGGTTCAGGTGATTTTACCACAACCATGACGGCTGTAGGAAAAACAAATTCGATAGAGGTTTTGCAGTCGCTTGATTTTCCTCATTCCCTGGGTATTTTTTATACTGCTTTTACGCAATTGCTGGGTTTTCCGCATTATGGCGACGAATACAAAGTAATGGGAATGGCGCCTTACGGCGAACCTTTATTTGTAGATAAGCTGCATGATGTTGTAACACTTTCAACAGATGGGTTGTTTAAATTAAATCTTCAATATTTTAGAAAAGGCACACAGGGAATTATAACTTACAATGAAAACCATGTGCCAATGGTTGCGCCACTCTTTAGCGAATTGATGATTGAAAAATTTGGCAATCCAAGAAAAAATAAAGAAGAGCTAAATGCTTATCATAAAAATCTTGCGGCTTCTGTTCAGCGCTTTACTGAAGAAGTAATTTTTCATGTTCTCAATCATTTGCATATGCAAACCGGGCTTACCGATGTATGTATTGCCGGAGGCGTAGCGCAAAACAGTGTGGCCAATGGAAAAATTACAAGAAACACTCCGTTTAAAAATGTATACATTCCATCTGCAGGGCACGATGCCGGCATTTCTATGGGCGCTGCTTTATTTGTACAGCACCAGCAAAAAAATATGCAACGCTCTCCAATTTTTTCTGCTTATACCGGGAGCAAATGGACCAATGAAGAAATTATTGCTTTGCTGAAAAAAGAAAATATTTCTTTCCGTCAATTGCCCGATGAAGAGTTGTATGAAGCTGTAGTAAATCGCTTAATTAATGGCGGTGTAGTTGGATGGATGAACGGCAGAGCAGAATTTGGCCCACGGGCATTGGGTGCAAGGTCTATTATTGCCGATCCACGGAGAAAGGATGCAAAAGAAATTTTAAACACTAAAATCAAGCGCAGGGAAAGCTTCCGCCCATTTGCACCATCCATACTAAAAGAATTTGTGCATGAATATTTTGAAATAGATGAACCCGTGCCTTTTATGGAAAAAGTTTTTCCAATTAAAATAGAAAAACAGGAAAACATACCGGCAGTAACGCATGTAGATGGAAGCGGCAGACTACAAACGGTGGATAAAGATATTTCGCCAAGGTACTATCAGTTAATAGACACATTTAGAAAAAAAACCGGTGTGCCTATTTTACTCAACACATCTTTTAACGAAAACGAACCCATAGTAAACAGCCCTGCTGAAGCGCTGGCCTGCTTTTTACGCACCAATATGGATATGCTGGTAATGGAAAACTGCCTGGTAGAAAGATAA
- a CDS encoding glycosyltransferase encodes MKKLSIITVTYNSEKYLAECIESVIGQTYPNIEHIIIDGKSKDATVSIIQKYSNHIARWVSETDRGMYDAINKGLELASGDFVGILNSDDMLDTPEVIAAIVKAFEENNTDAVYGDLEYVYQDDPTKIWRIWKGKPYKRSLFKVGWMPAHPTFYLKKSCIDQYGGYENHYFSAADYEFMSRYLYKHGLSAYYLPMLIVKMRVGGMSNKSFLQRVRANRRDYLAMKKNNIPFAFFVSVLKPLSKLHQFYKKNTQLFLSW; translated from the coding sequence ATGAAGAAGCTGTCTATAATTACAGTTACCTATAATTCTGAAAAATACCTGGCAGAATGTATTGAGTCGGTAATTGGGCAAACTTACCCCAATATTGAACATATTATTATTGACGGAAAGTCAAAAGATGCCACAGTAAGTATTATACAAAAGTACAGCAACCATATTGCACGCTGGGTTTCTGAAACAGACAGAGGAATGTATGATGCCATTAATAAAGGGCTTGAGCTGGCATCAGGTGATTTTGTTGGCATACTCAACAGCGACGATATGCTGGATACTCCCGAAGTGATTGCTGCAATTGTAAAGGCTTTTGAAGAAAATAATACCGATGCTGTTTATGGCGACCTGGAATATGTGTACCAGGATGATCCCACTAAAATTTGGCGAATTTGGAAAGGCAAACCTTACAAAAGGAGTTTGTTTAAAGTTGGATGGATGCCGGCGCACCCAACATTTTACCTTAAAAAATCCTGCATTGACCAATATGGTGGATACGAGAACCATTATTTTTCTGCAGCAGATTATGAGTTTATGTCACGCTATCTTTATAAACACGGTTTATCGGCATATTATTTGCCCATGCTCATAGTAAAAATGAGGGTGGGTGGCATGAGCAATAAAAGTTTCCTGCAAAGGGTAAGGGCAAACCGCAGGGATTATCTTGCCATGAAAAAGAACAATATCCCATTTGCCTTTTTTGTATCGGTGTTAAAACCTTTGAGTAAATTACACCAGTTTTATAAAAAAAATACCCAATTATTTCTTTCCTGGTAA
- a CDS encoding methyltransferase codes for MKVCTDSCLFGAWVANEIETDNQIQNILDIGTGTGLLTLMLAQKSNAAIAAIEINAGAALQAEENFLASNWGKRLTVLPIPVQQFSTAQKFDLIICNPPFFENNLLSPESGKNIAKHQGLLNLSDLFLYISQLLSENGIAAILIPYVLNKKTNQLANANNLFCCKEVNVKQTNRHGYFRSMQMFSRKKNEADIKQMSIKDENGTYTSEFVHLLKDYYLYL; via the coding sequence ATGAAGGTTTGCACAGACTCCTGCTTATTTGGGGCATGGGTAGCAAATGAAATTGAAACGGACAACCAAATTCAAAACATTTTAGATATTGGTACCGGCACAGGCTTATTGACCCTAATGCTGGCACAAAAATCAAATGCAGCCATTGCTGCCATAGAAATCAATGCAGGTGCGGCTTTGCAGGCAGAGGAAAATTTCCTGGCAAGCAACTGGGGCAAGCGTTTAACGGTATTGCCCATTCCGGTGCAGCAATTTTCAACGGCTCAAAAGTTTGATCTTATTATTTGTAACCCGCCATTTTTTGAAAACAATTTATTATCGCCGGAGAGCGGGAAAAATATTGCAAAACACCAGGGTTTACTAAATTTAAGCGACCTGTTTCTTTATATTTCTCAACTTTTATCAGAAAATGGCATTGCTGCAATTTTAATTCCCTATGTTCTCAATAAAAAAACAAACCAATTGGCAAACGCCAATAATTTATTTTGTTGTAAAGAAGTAAATGTTAAACAAACCAACCGGCACGGATATTTTAGAAGTATGCAAATGTTTAGCCGAAAAAAAAACGAAGCAGATATTAAGCAAATGAGCATTAAAGATGAAAACGGGACATACACATCCGAATTTGTACATTTACTAAAAGATTATTACCTGTATCTTTAA
- the tsaD gene encoding tRNA (adenosine(37)-N6)-threonylcarbamoyltransferase complex transferase subunit TsaD has product MSQEPVILAIESSCDETAAAVSINGRIASNIIATQKIHEQYGGVVPELASRAHLQNIVPVVDAAVNKAGIQLSDVDAFAFTQSPGLIGALLVGAGFAKSLSLALNKPLIAVQHMHAHVLANLINEPKPTFPFLCLTVSGGHTQIVKCTSAYNMQVIGETIDDAAGEAFDKTAKLIGLPYPGGPLIDKYAATGNPLAYTFPEPKVDGLNFSFSGLKTSILYFLQNAGKSNVYKEIFTATEEERKQFIDTHLADICASVQYRIISILLNKLKKASLQTGINTICIAGGVSANSGLRKEVERLGKTLNWKVFIPPFEYCTDNAGMIAIAAHYKYLRQEFVKVDVVPSAS; this is encoded by the coding sequence ATTTCCCAAGAGCCAGTAATATTAGCCATAGAATCCAGTTGCGATGAAACCGCAGCAGCAGTAAGCATTAATGGCCGCATTGCAAGCAATATAATTGCTACACAAAAAATTCATGAGCAATATGGCGGCGTAGTTCCCGAACTGGCCAGCAGGGCACATTTGCAAAATATAGTTCCGGTAGTAGATGCGGCAGTTAATAAAGCCGGCATTCAATTAAGTGATGTAGATGCTTTTGCCTTTACGCAATCGCCGGGTTTAATTGGCGCATTGCTGGTAGGCGCCGGTTTTGCAAAATCATTATCGCTGGCATTAAATAAACCGCTCATTGCAGTACAGCACATGCATGCACATGTATTGGCAAATCTAATAAACGAACCCAAACCAACTTTTCCTTTTTTATGCCTTACCGTAAGTGGCGGCCATACGCAAATTGTAAAATGTACATCGGCTTATAATATGCAGGTTATAGGAGAAACCATTGATGATGCAGCAGGCGAAGCATTTGATAAAACGGCAAAACTCATTGGGTTGCCCTACCCTGGCGGGCCGCTTATTGATAAATATGCTGCAACCGGTAACCCACTTGCTTATACATTTCCCGAACCAAAAGTAGATGGCCTTAACTTTAGTTTTTCCGGCTTAAAAACTTCTATATTATATTTTTTGCAAAATGCTGGCAAGTCAAATGTTTACAAAGAAATTTTTACGGCTACCGAAGAAGAGAGAAAACAATTTATAGATACCCATCTTGCGGATATTTGCGCTTCGGTACAATACCGCATTATAAGTATTTTACTCAATAAATTGAAAAAAGCTTCGCTGCAAACCGGTATCAATACCATTTGCATTGCAGGTGGTGTAAGCGCCAACAGCGGTTTGCGCAAAGAAGTAGAAAGGCTTGGCAAAACTTTAAACTGGAAAGTATTTATTCCGCCATTCGAGTACTGTACAGACAATGCCGGCATGATAGCCATTGCCGCACATTATAAATACCTGCGCCAGGAGTTTGTAAAAGTAGATGTGGTGCCAAGCGCAAGTTAG
- a CDS encoding VOC family protein translates to MITAINPKLPMRNRDITRQYYEKQLGFTCIGSQEFMHYLIMQKDEMQIHFFEFKNLNPLENYGQVYLRTNDIDGLYQSLLNNHTSIHPNGHLQVKPWGQKEFSLLDPDNNLLTFGQPL, encoded by the coding sequence ATGATTACAGCCATAAACCCAAAATTGCCCATGCGTAACCGGGATATAACCAGGCAATATTATGAAAAACAATTAGGCTTTACCTGTATCGGCAGCCAGGAATTTATGCATTACCTTATTATGCAAAAAGATGAAATGCAAATTCATTTTTTTGAATTTAAAAACCTCAACCCTTTAGAAAACTATGGCCAGGTTTATTTACGCACCAACGATATAGATGGCCTTTATCAATCTTTATTAAACAATCATACATCCATTCATCCTAATGGGCACTTACAGGTAAAACCCTGGGGACAAAAAGAATTTTCTTTGCTCGACCCGGATAATAACCTGCTCACATTTGGACAACCTTTATAA
- a CDS encoding ABC transporter permease, whose amino-acid sequence MTKGLNIVINSLKLSLKELTVNKLRTALSLTGIAFGIFCIIGVLAAVNSLELNIQNELKGLGSNTVYIDKWDYSGGPDKPYWKLRARPAMKAEEAGLVKERSSALQHISFLMELNGPISYENFENTGSTVYGVTESQMDIQPLHFYTGRFFSPNEFKAGSPVGIIGYKNAEDFFGNPERAMGKQVTVKGRKVTIIGVLKKDGVNFIGWKFDNCIMLSYNFCRQIFNEDNSHTVLIAKGYPNVTPDALVQDLKGAMRQVRRLSPTQEDNFSLNSVQAFSAAITDFFSVLNIIGSIIGGISLIVGLFGIANIMFVTVKERTSVIGLKKAIGAKKGSILFEFLVEAIVLCLLGGAFGLLMVFAGTVISTRMLNFPIFISIPMLIISIVICVSVGILAGIFPASRAARLDPVVAIRS is encoded by the coding sequence ATGACCAAAGGCTTAAATATTGTAATCAACTCATTAAAGCTTTCACTTAAAGAGCTTACGGTGAATAAGCTAAGAACAGCGCTAAGCCTTACCGGAATTGCCTTTGGCATTTTTTGCATTATTGGCGTACTGGCTGCAGTAAACAGCCTGGAATTAAATATTCAAAATGAATTAAAAGGCCTGGGCAGCAATACCGTGTATATTGACAAATGGGATTACAGCGGCGGGCCAGACAAGCCATACTGGAAGCTGAGGGCGAGGCCTGCAATGAAAGCCGAAGAAGCCGGTTTGGTTAAAGAACGTTCCTCGGCTTTGCAGCATATTTCCTTTTTAATGGAACTCAACGGCCCAATAAGCTATGAAAATTTTGAAAATACCGGCAGTACAGTTTATGGTGTTACGGAATCGCAAATGGATATTCAGCCCTTACATTTTTATACCGGCAGGTTTTTTTCACCAAATGAATTTAAGGCAGGTTCGCCTGTGGGAATAATTGGATATAAAAATGCAGAAGATTTCTTTGGCAATCCAGAAAGGGCAATGGGCAAACAGGTAACGGTAAAGGGACGGAAAGTAACCATTATAGGCGTTTTAAAAAAAGACGGCGTAAATTTTATCGGCTGGAAATTTGATAATTGCATTATGCTGAGTTATAATTTTTGCAGGCAAATTTTTAATGAAGACAACAGCCACACCGTTTTAATAGCAAAAGGTTACCCCAACGTAACACCGGATGCACTGGTGCAGGACTTAAAAGGTGCCATGCGGCAGGTACGCAGGTTAAGCCCTACGCAGGAAGATAATTTTTCTTTAAACAGTGTACAGGCTTTTAGCGCTGCAATCACCGATTTTTTTTCTGTATTAAATATTATAGGAAGCATTATTGGTGGCATTAGCCTTATTGTGGGTTTGTTTGGAATAGCCAATATTATGTTTGTTACCGTAAAGGAGCGTACATCGGTAATTGGGTTAAAAAAAGCCATTGGCGCTAAAAAGGGAAGCATCCTTTTTGAATTTTTAGTGGAAGCCATTGTGCTGTGCCTGCTGGGTGGCGCCTTTGGGTTGCTTATGGTTTTTGCCGGAACGGTAATTTCTACCAGAATGTTGAATTTCCCCATTTTTATTTCTATCCCTATGCTCATCATCAGCATCGTTATTTGTGTTTCCGTAGGCATACTTGCCGGCATTTTCCCGGCATCCAGGGCTGCAAGGCTCGATCCTGTTGTGGCAATAAGAAGTTAA
- the msrA gene encoding peptide-methionine (S)-S-oxide reductase MsrA: MLICKLIKNYCLLFLSLLQLNCNAQNKPAMQEITTTVKNISVATFGNGCFWCTEAVFQQLNGVEKVESGYSGGHVINPTYKQVCTGATGHAECLNISFDSTKISFAELLEVFWKTHNPTTLNQQGNDMGTQYRSVIFYHDEQQKELAEKYKKNLEISNAFDAAIVTTIEPFTTFYKAENYHQDYFKLHGEEPYCRFVIQPKLEKFKKAFKDKLKKEN; encoded by the coding sequence ATGCTGATTTGCAAATTGATTAAAAATTATTGCTTATTATTTCTTTCACTGTTGCAATTGAATTGCAATGCACAAAATAAACCCGCTATGCAGGAAATCACTACTACCGTAAAAAATATTTCTGTTGCTACATTTGGCAATGGTTGCTTTTGGTGTACCGAAGCTGTTTTTCAACAATTAAACGGGGTAGAAAAAGTAGAAAGCGGTTATAGTGGTGGCCATGTAATAAACCCAACGTACAAGCAGGTTTGTACCGGTGCAACCGGCCATGCCGAATGTCTCAACATTAGTTTTGACAGCACAAAAATTTCTTTTGCTGAACTCCTGGAAGTATTTTGGAAAACCCACAACCCTACTACCTTAAACCAGCAGGGCAACGATATGGGCACCCAATACCGCAGTGTAATTTTTTATCATGATGAACAGCAAAAAGAACTTGCTGAAAAATATAAAAAGAATTTAGAAATCAGTAATGCATTTGATGCTGCCATTGTTACAACCATAGAACCCTTTACTACTTTTTACAAAGCAGAAAATTATCACCAGGATTATTTTAAGCTTCATGGAGAAGAACCCTATTGCCGTTTTGTAATTCAACCCAAGCTGGAAAAATTTAAAAAGGCGTTTAAGGATAAGCTCAAAAAAGAAAATTAA